GACTTTTCTTCCCGAGGCCTATCATCCCGATACCCTTATGGGATTTCATCTGCCCGGGTTGGGTCTGGTCCTGGTGAGCATTTTAGTTTTTCTGGTCGGACTTCTGACCCGAAATTATTTCGGTAATAAAGTGGTCGGTTTATGGGACCAGATGGTCGGGCGGATCCCGGTGGTCCGAAATATTTATCAGGCCATCAAACAAATCACAGAGGCGGTCTGCAGTAATACCGGGAGTCATTTTAAACAGGTGGTCATGCTGGAGTTTCCCCGGCCGGGTTTGTATTCCCTTGGGTTTCTGGCCGGTCCGGCCAAAGGGGAATTTGAATCCAGGGCCGGTCAGGCCATCATGAATATTTTTATCCCCTGTACCCCCAACCCGACTACCGGCTATTACGTCCTGGTCCCGGAAAAGGATCTGATATTTCTGGATATCAGTGTGGAAGAAGGGTTTAAGCAGATCATCTCCGCCGGGTTGGTGTCTCCGAATCAGGTTCCGAATGGACAATGCCAAACTTAAACTTGTCTTTTTAAATTAAGAGGAAAATGGAGCATCAAGAAGGATTTTTCAAGGGCTGTGGGGATGTCAGGCATTATTACCAAGGCTGGTTCCCGGAAAGGGAGCCCAAAGCCATACTCGTCATAGTCCACGGGTTGGCCGAGCACAGCGGTCGGTATAGGAACCTGGTCAATTATTTTGTTCCCCTGGGTTATGCCGTTTATGGAATGGATCATTTGGGCCATGGCCAATCGGATGGACTGCGGGTCTACGTGAAACAGTTTGAAGATTTCACAAATACCCTCAAAATTTACCTTGACCTGGTAAGGGAATGGCATCCCGATAAGCCGATATTTCTGGTCGGGCACAGCATGGGCGGATTAATAGGCGCCCTGTTTCTGCTTGATCACCAGGCCGACCTGACCGGAGCAGTCCTTTCCGGACCGGCGGTCAAAATATCCGACCAGATTCCGGCGGCGATTATTTTTATCGGCAAGGTACTTTCAAGCCTCATGCCAAAGTTGGGATTGGTCGGGTTAAAGGCCGACGGGATATCCCGCGATCCGGCGGTGGTCGAGGCCTATCTCAGCGACCCCCTGGTCCATAACGGCAAAACCACGGCCAGGCTGGCCGCTGAAATGGTCAAGGCCATGGGGCAGGTCACCGCAGAGGCCGCTAAAATTACCCTGCCGATCCTGGTTGTCCAGGGAGGTGCCGACAAGCTGATCAATCCCGCCGGCGCCCAAATGTTATATGACCTGGTCAAATCCGTTGACAAGAAGCTCATAATCTATGACGGTTTTTACCATGAAGTATTCAATGAGCCGGAACATGCCCGGGTTTTAAGCGATGTTAAGATGTGGCTGGAAGGGCGAATATAAGAAGGGGCAAGTGAAGCGTTCGGCGTGCTTCAGGCGGAAGGATAGCTAATCCCTCAAGCCCCTGCCGTGGGGAAAAGCAGGGTTACCACGTGTAATTCTTTGGGCCCATGGGCGCCCATGACCAGCTTGAGTTCGATATCGGCCGTCCGGCTGGCGCCGGTAATAAAAATAACGGCGCTTCCCAAAGAAGATAAATTCCCTGCCCGCTTCAATTCATCAAAGAGTTCGTCTAAGGAAGGCAATATCCGCTCCACCGGCAAAAGAACGATGTGGATTGTGGGGGCCAGGGAGACCCAGCGCCCCGAAGATCCGGCTGAAAATAAAACCAGGGTCCCGGTGTCGGCCAGGGCATAATCGGCCCCGCTAATGCCGCAATCGATGGTTCGAACCGCTTCCCAGTCCTTTTCTTTCAGCGCCGCTTTCCGGTCTACGAGGTTCAAGCCTAATAGTTTTTGACCTTCCTTTTGAAGCGCTTCTTCCAAGTTTAAAGCCTGAATCAGGGGACGGTTCTCCAAAGCCACCTTTTCGGAATGGGAATCCAGGAGTAAAGAATCCAGAATTCCGGATAATTCCTCCCGGGAGGCGGCACGATAGGTCTTGGCCTGAAGGGCCTTTAGCTCCTTTTCCAGTTGTTCCAGGATCTCAGTCCGGGTTCTCATCCTGCCACCACTCATGAATGGTTTTTTCCGGAAAAGATGGACCGGAGGGGATTTTATCGGGAAAAATTTTGGCCCCAGTTTTAGCCAGGGCAACAGCGGCCCGATACCAGGAGGGATGGGATTGACAGGCGGCCCAGAGGTTTATAAAAGATTTTTCATAAAAGGTCGCCCCGCCCTGTTCCTGAATCCGTTGGCGCAGTTTTAATAAGAGGTCCGGGAGGGGGATGCGAACCGGGCAAACC
This genomic interval from Deltaproteobacteria bacterium contains the following:
- a CDS encoding DUF502 domain-containing protein, which translates into the protein MKFKAWLKTYLLTGLIVVVPITITIYIIQALIGVMDEFLTFLPEAYHPDTLMGFHLPGLGLVLVSILVFLVGLLTRNYFGNKVVGLWDQMVGRIPVVRNIYQAIKQITEAVCSNTGSHFKQVVMLEFPRPGLYSLGFLAGPAKGEFESRAGQAIMNIFIPCTPNPTTGYYVLVPEKDLIFLDISVEEGFKQIISAGLVSPNQVPNGQCQT
- a CDS encoding lysophospholipase; the encoded protein is MEHQEGFFKGCGDVRHYYQGWFPEREPKAILVIVHGLAEHSGRYRNLVNYFVPLGYAVYGMDHLGHGQSDGLRVYVKQFEDFTNTLKIYLDLVREWHPDKPIFLVGHSMGGLIGALFLLDHQADLTGAVLSGPAVKISDQIPAAIIFIGKVLSSLMPKLGLVGLKADGISRDPAVVEAYLSDPLVHNGKTTARLAAEMVKAMGQVTAEAAKITLPILVVQGGADKLINPAGAQMLYDLVKSVDKKLIIYDGFYHEVFNEPEHARVLSDVKMWLEGRI
- a CDS encoding lactate utilization protein, with product MRTRTEILEQLEKELKALQAKTYRAASREELSGILDSLLLDSHSEKVALENRPLIQALNLEEALQKEGQKLLGLNLVDRKAALKEKDWEAVRTIDCGISGADYALADTGTLVLFSAGSSGRWVSLAPTIHIVLLPVERILPSLDELFDELKRAGNLSSLGSAVIFITGASRTADIELKLVMGAHGPKELHVVTLLFPTAGA